In a single window of the Nicotiana tomentosiformis chromosome 10, ASM39032v3, whole genome shotgun sequence genome:
- the LOC138899952 gene encoding uncharacterized protein, which translates to MPAYAKFLKKILTKKRKVEETSVVKLTEKLESEIGEIRPVLISLQLADQTTLIPEGIVEDVLVRVDKFVFPLDFIVVNMEENKDIPIILGRPFLATGRAILDIHDRKLMLRVGKETVTLEMNVETGVKKEKPAASVEWKVKSSKEKATTSEKDKCGVYPKKA; encoded by the exons atgccagcttatgcaaaattcttgaagaagatccttacaaagaaaagGAAGGTCGAGGAGACATCAGTGGTCAAACTCACAGA gaagttagagagtgagattggagagataaggccGGTactaatatctttgcagctggcagaccaaacaactctGATACCTGAGGGAATAGTGGAAGATGTTTTAGtgcgggtagataagtttgtatttcctttGGACTTTATTGTAGTAAATATGGAGGAGAATAAGGATATCCCTATCattttaggaagaccattcttagcaacgggtagagcaatattagacatacatgatagaaaactcatgctgAGAGTAGGGAAGGAGACTGTAACTTTagagatgaatgtagaaacgggggttaaaaaggagaagccagctgcaagtgttgaatgGAAAGTGAAGAGTTCGAAAGAAAAGGCTACAACGAGtgaaaaagataagtgtggggtgtaccccaaaaaggcttag
- the LOC138899951 gene encoding uncharacterized protein, which translates to MEENNINVTRNPEIQGEQPHFDDSISDTRNEGNDATPVFDGRYTRQVRETTDDDADEEHVADAVRVLQEQQAIILGHLMRQDQVMMELKRALSVDPGSSANIVQWRVLEQAKLTGSIIPTTKLLAGFNLASVTTRGEILLLKNAEGVMKTTLFEVVDGDMGYNIILGRPWLHEMKAVTSTYHQLLKFLTPEGIKQIRGDQPAAKEMNAISVSSSKGKEHAA; encoded by the exons atggaagaaaataatattaacgTCACACGCAACCCTGAAATTCAAGGGGAGCAGCCTCATTTCGatgattcaatcagtgacactcgcAATGAGGGGAATGACGCCACACCAGTGTTTGACGGGCGGTACACTCGACAGGTTCGGGAGACGACtgatgatgatgctgatgaggagcatgtagcggatgcagtgagggtcctgcaagagcaacaggcaatcattctaggccatctcatgcggcaggatcaggttatgatGGAACTAAAGCGAGCTCTATCAG tggatccaggaagttcagctAATATCGTACAATGGAGAGTACttgagcaagctaaactcactggAAGCATTATCCCGACAACGAAACTCctcgccggattcaacctcgcaagcgtgacaaCTCGGGGAGAAATTTTGCTGCTCAAAAACGCTGAGGGAGTAATGaagacaactctcttcgaagtggtagatggagacatggggtataacatcatcttgggaagaccatggctgcacgagatgaaagctgtgacttcaacatatcaccaattgttaaAGTTTCTGACACCCGAGGGGATCAAAcagataaggggtgatcaaccggcagcaaaggagatgaatgcaatttcggtctccagtagcaaaggaaaggaacatgCGGCATAG